Below is a genomic region from Candidatus Margulisiibacteriota bacterium.
TAGCAGGAACAGATATACCTAATAATAAAAGAACCGTTGTAGCATTAACTTATATTTACGGTGTAGGGTTAGTTACTAGTAAAAAGATTTTAAAAAAATTAAATATTTCTGAGGATCTAAGAGCAAAAGATCTTAGTGAAAGTGATATCGTTCGTTTAAGAGAAGAATTATCAAATTATGTTATAGAGGGTGACCTTCGTAAAGAAATAACCTTAAACATTAAAAGATTGATGGAGATAGGTAGTTATAGG
It encodes:
- the rpsM gene encoding 30S ribosomal protein S13, coding for MPRLAGTDIPNNKRTVVALTYIYGVGLVTSKKILKKLNISEDLRAKDLSESDIVRLREELSNYVIEGDLRKEITLNIKRLMEIGSYRGIRHKKHLPVRGQRTKTNARTKRGKKTTIANKKKAVK